One Glycine max cultivar Williams 82 chromosome 3, Glycine_max_v4.0, whole genome shotgun sequence DNA window includes the following coding sequences:
- the LOC102661068 gene encoding uncharacterized protein: MDSRCIDDKKEDNEMKSAEEFEDIFGDPEVLPRVGEEYQAEIPSLVTAPYLSQLVNKARDSEITVIEKESMSLGLPIPLKWAHCKFEGSCGCGTSESFTSEAGPIISENECPAVEVTLQTVSHVGGFSNFESSSKSNEKNQPRGKYLLPGLLDDQSWTDIEYNSFLLGLYVFGKNLKFLKRFVGGRTMGDILFLYYGKFFKSKEYCRWSECRKLRTKRCIYGQKIFTGWRQQELLSRLFSRVPGECQTTLVEISRKFVEGKMPFEEYVFALKDAVGIDLLIAAVGIGKGKQDLTGTAVEPTKTNHTFSVRPEIPIGKACSSLTPADVIKFLTGDFRLSKARSSDLFWEAVWPRLLAKGWHSEQPIDQVVSGSKQSLVFLVPGVKKFSRRKLIKGDHYFDSISDVLNKVASDPGLLETESQATEGSVDREKTEDKGDLEGVPNREQVHYLQSQSSKSYQDLTKFTIVDTSMVHDMNQRKVTQMRSLPFQTISVSTIPSCSSESEQDTSEESEDQAEQDNASSPIEDRVEQDNASSPIEDRVEQDNASSPNKDKLEQANSSYPIQDQVEQGHSSNPIEEFSDKGLSIDSSDCTHVPEALNTTNEVKYHRCHSDLHNEEHSREINEHPFIQKMTSMQKLRACNHGEFNHCTESTSVDRKFDLNEPISPSNLHEESDGMVLSMGLENLPFPSYLAKGSPNMSNEISVTENHLVGEVSAENSETRMLIDLNFPQVSPELGLEMEIPSSMVRMQNDNQCANTSSSPSEITQFNAAQEFPDGNKEQQSSLVNRRQSTRNRPLTTKALEALEYRFINSKRKRKNTECSDNNTKSKCVRVSSGTIISATSDNGIEDSMADTRAEEENVIQAYSCSINLNEGSL, from the exons ATGGATTCTCGTTGCATTGATGACAAAAAAGAAGACAATGAAATGAAATCTGCCGAAGAATTTGAAGATATATTTGGAGATCCAGAAGTGCTGCCTCGTGTTGGAGAGGAGTACCAGGCTGAAATTCCTTCATTAGTTACGGCACCTTATCTTTCTCAGCTTGTAAACAAGGCAAGAGATTCAGAAATCACTGTCATCGAGAAAGAGTCTATGTCACTAGGATTGCCCATTCCTCTTAAGTGGGCACACTGCAAATTTGAAGGTAGTTGTGGTTGTGGGACTTCAGAATCTTTCACAAGTGAAGCAGGGCCAATTATTTCTGAGAATGAATGTCCGGCGGTTGAAGTGACACTTCAGACTGTTTCACATGTAGGAGGGTTCTCAAATTTTGAATCATCTTCTAAAAGTAATGAGAAGAATCAGCCAAGAGGGAAGTATCTTCTCCCTGGATTGTTGGATGATCAATCTTGGACAGATATTGAATACAACAGTTTTCTTCTTGGCCTCTATGTATTTGGGAAGAACCTTAAATTTTTGAAGAGATTTGTTGGGGGTAGAACTATGGGAGACATATTGTTTTTGTATTATGGAAAGTTTTTCAAGTCTAAAGAATATTGCCGATGGTCAGAGTGCCGAAAGTTGAGAACTAAGCGGTGTATATATGGCCAAAAAATATTCACAGGATGGAGGCAGCAAGAATTGCTGTCAAGATTATTTTCCCGTGTGCCAGGGGAGTGTCAAACTACATTGGTTGAG ATTTCAAGGAAATTTGTGGAGGGAAAGATGCCTTTTGAAGAATATGTATTTGCTTTAAAGGATGCAGTTGGCATTGACTTGCTTATAGCTGCAGTAGGTATTGGAAAAGGGAAGCAAGATCTCACCGGCACTGCTGTTGAGCCAACAAAGACCAATCACACATTCTCTGTTCGCCCTGAAATTCCAATTGGCAAAGCTTGCTCCTCTCTTACACCTGCAGATGTAATCAAGTTTCTCACAGGAGATTTTAGGTTGAGTAAAGCTCGATCCAGTGATCTCTTTTGGGAAGCTGTTTGGCCTCGTCTGTTAGCAAAAGGCTGGCATTCTGAACAGCCTATAGATCAAGTTGTTTCTGGATCAAAACAATCTTTGGTTTTTCTTGTACCTGGTGTTAAGAAATTTTCAAGAAGGAAACTGATAAAAGGTGACCACTACTTTGATTCTATAAGTGATGTTTTGAATAAAGTAGCATCTGACCCTGGGCTTCTTGAGACTGAAAGTCAAGCAACTGAGGGCAGTGTAGATAGGGAAAAAACAGAAGACAAAGGAGACCTAGAGGGTGTGCCAAATAGGGAACAAGTTCATTACCTTCAATCTCAAAGTTCAAAGAGCTATCAAGATCTCACAAAATTTACTATTGTAGATACCAGTATGGTTCATGATATGAATCAGCGCAAAGTGACACAGATGAGAAGCTTACCTTTTCAAACTATAAGTGTATCTACCATCCCAAGCTGCTCTAGTGAATCTGAGCAAGATACATCTGAAGAATCAGAAGATCAGGCTGAACAAGATAATGCTTCAAGCCCTATTGAAGATCGGGTTGAACAAGATAATGCTTCAAGCCCTATTGAAGATCGGGTTGAACAAGATAATGCTTCAAGCCCTAACAAAGATAAACTTGAACAAGCTAATTCTTCATATCCTATTCAAGACCAGGTTGAACAAGGTCATTCCTCAAACCCTATTGAAGAATTCTCTGATAAGGGGTTGAGCATAGACTCTTCAGATTGTACTCATGTTCCTGAAGCCCTCAACACCACCAATGAAGTAAAATATCATAGATGTCATTCTGATCTGCATAATGAAGAGCATTCAAGGGAGATCAATGAGCATCCCTTTATTCAAAAGATGACATCAATGCAGAAGTTAAGAGCTTGTAACCATGGAGAATTTAACCACTGCACTGAAAGTACTTCTGTGGATAGAAAGTTCGATTTAAATGAGCCAATCTCACCATCAAATCTGCATGAAGAATCTGATGGCATGGTTTTGTCTATGGGTTTAGAAAATTTGCCTTTCCCAAGTTATCTGGCTAAAGGCAGTCCAAACATGAGCAATGAAATCAGTGTCACTGAGAACCACCTGGTCGGAGAAGTTTCTGCAGAAAATTCTGAAACCAGGATGTTGATTGACTTGAATTTTCCTCAAGTTTCACCTGAGTTAGGACTTGAAATGGAAATTCCATCCTCTATGGTCAGAATGCAAAATGACAATCAATGTGCAAATACATCATCTTCTCCATCTGAGATAACCCAGTTCAATGCCGCACAGGAGTTTCCTGATGGTAATAAGGAGCAGCAGTCTAGCCTTGTCAACCGTCGCCAGAGCACAAGGAACCGGCCATTGACCACAAAAGCATTGGAAGCTCTTGAGTACAGGTTTATCAattcaaagaggaaaagaaaaaacacagaaTGTTCAGACAATAACACAAAGTCCAAATGTGTACGTGTAAGTAGTGGGACAATTATTAGTGCCACTAGTGATAATGGCATTGAGGATTCTATGGCTGATACAAGAGCAGAGGAAGAGAATGTTATCCAGGCATATAGTTGTAGCATCAATCTGAATGAAGGTTCACTATAA